One Dama dama isolate Ldn47 chromosome 31, ASM3311817v1, whole genome shotgun sequence genomic window carries:
- the LOC133050143 gene encoding keratin-associated protein 13-1-like, with translation MSYTCSSRNFSSCSLGDHLRYSGASCGSSFPSNLVYSADVYSPSSCQLGSSLYSQETCCEPIRIQTFRVVSRPCQTSCRRPRTPTFSSPCQTTLPGSLGFRSSSCSSLSSGSRSCYAVGCGPRGFRRLGYGICGFPSLGCGSRFWHPVNFPCRSFHSSCY, from the coding sequence ATGTCCTACACCTGCTCTTCCAgaaacttctcctcctgctccctcgGGGACCACCTGCGCTACTCAGGCGCCTCCTGTGGCTCCTCCTTCCCCAGCAACCTGGTCTACAGCGCTGACGTCTACTCTCCCAGCTCCTGCCAGCTGGGCTCCTCTCTCTACAGCCAGGAGACCTGCTGTGAGCCCATCAGGATCCAGACGTTCCGTGTGGTGTCCCGTCCCTGCCAGACATCCTGCCGCCGCCCGAGGACCCCCACGTTCTCCAGTCCCTGCCAGACGACTCTCCCTGGGTCTCTGGGCTTCAGGTCCAGCAGCTGCAGCTCCCTGAGCTCTGGATCCAGAAGCTGCTACGCAGTGGGCTGTGGACCCCGTGGCTTCAGACGCCTGGGCTATGGCATCTGTGGCTTCCCTTCCCTGGGCTGTGGATCCAGATTCTGGCACCCAGTTAATTTTCCCTGCCGAAGTTTCCATTCCTCTTGCTACTGA
- the LOC133050139 gene encoding keratin-associated protein 13-1-like: MSYSCCSGNFSSCSLGSYRRYPCSSFPSNLVYSADLCPPSSCQLGSSLYSQETCCEPIRTQTFRVVSRPCQTSCSRPRTPKFSSPCQMTLPVSLGCKSSSCSSLSSGSRSCYAVGCGSRGFRRLGYGICGFPSLSRGSGFCRPTYFSSSSCHSSCYRPTCGSGFYRSIC, translated from the coding sequence ATGTCCTACAGCTGCTGCTCTGGAAACTTCTCTTCTTGCTCCCTTGGGAGCTACCGGCGCTACCCATGTTCCTCCTTCCCCAGCAACCTGGTCTACAGCGCTGACCTCTGCCCTCCCAGCTCCTGCCAGCTGGGCTCCTCTCTCTACAGCCAGGAGACCTGCTGTGAGCCCATCAGGACCCAGACGTTCCGTGTGGTGTCCCGTCCCTGCCAGACGTCCTGCTCCCGCCCGAGGACCCCCAAGTTCTCCAGTCCCTGCCAGATGACTCTCCCTGTGTCTCTGGGCTGTAAGTCCAGCAGCTGCAGCTCCTTGAGCTCTGGATCCAGAAGCTGCTACGCAGTGGGCTGTGGATCCCGTGGCTTCCGACGCCTGGGCTATGGCATCTGTGGCTTCCCTTCCCTGAGCCGTGGATCCGGATTCTGCCGTCCAACCTACTTTTCGTCCAGTAGCTGCCATTCATCATGTTACAGACCAACCTGTGGATCTGGCTTCTATCGTTCAATTTGTTGA